The sequence below is a genomic window from Brachyhypopomus gauderio isolate BG-103 chromosome 5, BGAUD_0.2, whole genome shotgun sequence.
gtatcacacacacacacgtgaacatggTAACGAAACGTCAGAGGGCTCTTTCACTCACCTGTTGTTCCTGGCTTTAccctttcacccccccccccccccaacacccctcccccttctctcttctcttacGAAGACTTCAGCAGATGGCAGAGTGTGGCCACGACGACTCTGTGCATGAGAGGTTTGATTGCGTTGCTCCGCCCCTTTTGCTCTGACCCTTCTGTCCACTGATTCCACACCTACACGTGCGGGTGGAGGCAGGCCCGGGGCGACGCCCAACACGTGTGGGTGGAGCCCCTGCTGTAGTGCTTCAGCTGACCTCCTGTAGCATCAGCCATGACCTCTGGCTTCCTTCTGCAAATAACGCTTTCCCCTGTATGACCCTAACGTATACAAATCCTTGTTTTGATCTAGATGcgtcttagagttattttttctctttttaatCACTAAATGTTCTCTCCATCTAATAAGAGAAATCTGCTAACCCACTTACTGGTATTATGACAACCATTCAATAAAGATTTTTGGACTGATTTTGTTAGTGCACACACTAACCACCAAGGCTGTTAGCAGTTGCCTACAGCGATGCTCTCACGGTACTGATTTCCTGTCCTGTTTTGAATTATGATTTGTTTAGTGTTATCAAGGAGGAGGGGCCTGACAACGATCAAGACAAAGACACTTCTGACAGAGCCAATGAGGACGCGGATGCGGTATGTTTATATTCATCATGTTTTGGTCAGGTGAGGCACCAATCAATGCCACACTTTGTACATGTTTAAaattgtgttactgtgttaCATTCTCAGATGTGGTAAGCTCGTCGTTTTCTTAAACCGGACAGGGTTGAGGACTCTTACGAATCATGCGTAACATTCATCTCACTGCTAATTTATGCTCCAGGAAGGAAGCGAACATGAAGACGGAGATGAcgtggagggagaggaagaggaggatgagatGGAGGCCGACGAGAGCTCGGATGAGTCCGACTCGGAGCTGGACGAGAAAGGTAAAGACATCACGTTGCTCTATAGCTGAGAGTGTTATTGTTTACAGTGTACATTAATGAACATACCGATGTCCCTTCATGTTAGAGTTTGACCATAATGATGCTTGCAGGGCtgtttattataattataacaTGACGCATTATGCGTACGtcgacatgtgtgtgtgtgtgtgtgtgtgtgtgtgtgtgtgtttggtgtgtttgtgtgttttttcacgGGCACCAGCAGAGGACTTCCAGGCCGACCTGGCCAACATCACGTGCGAGATCGCCATTAAGCAGAAGCTGATCGACGAGCTGGAGAACAGCCAGCGACGTCTCCACACGCTCAAGCAGCAGTACGAGCAGAAGCTCCTCATGCTGCAGAGCAAGATCCGAGACACGCAGCTGGAGCGGGACCGTGTGCTTCACGGCATGGGTACGGCGCCGAGGGCCTGATGTGTTTTCACCACCACCTGGTGGTCAGATTTAGAATAGCTCGATAGCTTTATAGGACTGCTTAAATGAACTGAAGGAAATAGACGGAAAGGAGCAAAGAGGACCTGAAAGTCGCCGGTGAGCTTGTAGGCGTACGGCTGAGGTGCCGGCGTTGACGGTGCTGTTGACGGCCGACTCGTACCCGCAGGGTCGGTGGAGACGTGCACGGAGGAGAAGGCGAAGAAGATTAAGGTGGAGTACGAGAGGAAGCTGAGCTCCATGAACAAGGAGCTGCAGAGGCTCCAGTCAGCCCAGAAGGAGCACGCGCGCCTGCTGAAGAACCAATCACAGTACGAGAAACAGCTGAAGAAGCTGCAGCAGGACGTGTCGGAGATGAAGAagacaaaggtgtgtgtgtgtgtgtgtgtgtgtgtgtgtgtgtgtgtgtgtgtgtgtatgcgtccCTTGAAGTGTGAGGGGTTAGTGGTGTTTTTCTCAGTGAGTGTGGTGTTTGAAGAGTAAGGGGTTAGTGGTGTTTCTCTCAGGTGAATGTGGTGTTTGAAGAGTAAGGGGTTAGTGGTGTTTCTCTCAGGTGAGTGTGGTATTTGAAGTGTGAGGGGTTAGTGGTGTTTCTCTCAGTGAGTGTATGGTATTTGAAGTGTAAGGGGTTAGTGGTGTTTCTCTCAGGTGAATGTGGTGTTTGAAGAGTAAGGGGTTAGTGGTGTTTCTCTCAGTGAGTGTGGTATTTGATGTGTGAGGGGTTAGTGGTGTTTCTCTCAGGTGAGTGTGGTGTTTGAAGAGTAAGGGGTTAATGGTGTTTCTCTCAGGTGAGTGTGGTGTTTGAAGAGTAAGGGGTTAGTGGTGTTTCTCTCAGGTGAGTGTGGTGTTTGAAGAGTAAGGGGTTAATGGTGTTTCTCTCAGGTGACTGTGGTGTTTGAAGAGTAAGGGGTTAGTGGTGTTTCTCTCAGGTGAGTGTGGTGTTTGAAGAGTAAGGGGTTAATGGTGTTTCTCTCAGGTGACTGTGGTGTTTGAAGAGTAAGGGGTTACTGGTGTTTTTCTCAGGTGAGTGTGGTGTTTGAAGTGTAAGGGGTTAATGGTGTCTCTCTCAGGTGGGACTTATGAAGCAAATGAAGGAACAGCAGGACAGGAGCCGCGCCTCAGAAACACGTCGCAACCGCGAGATCGCCTCCCTCAAGAAGGACCAGCGCAGACAGGAGGTGACTagccctcactacacacactccttcacacacactcaccgatACACACACGTGTAACAGCACACATGTACAAGCAGGCATTCTAACTCTGACTCCAATGACTCACTTTACCTCTCTTCTCTCCAACAGCATCTGCTGCGGCAGCTGGAGGCTCAGAAGAGACAACAGGAACTAATTCTACGAAGGAGGACAGAAGaggtcagagagagacacacagagaaacaaaaagagcgggggaggggggtgtcttCTTAAAAGCTCATTACTCATAATCCACTGAGAAAAGTGTAACAGTCATTGTCAGGAGGACATGGAATCTGCCTACCCCATGGCTACTCTTAGGTAAGCATTGTGTGAAGGTGTCTCTCTACTGTGGGGCAGGTGACGGCTCTGAGACGACAGGTCCGACCCGCCTCGGGGAAGGTGAGCCGTAAGGTCAGCTTACCCGAGCCTCTCCACGAACCCGCCACCCGTAGCGGACCCTCCCGTCCGCACGCTGCCGGACCCGCGGCCCACAACGGAACAAGGTACCGTCAAACCGACCTCCAACCCGCTCACCTCCCACCCTTTCTAACACGCCTGTGACTCCTCTGAGTTGTGATTGGCCGATGTCACAGGAAGGTGCTGTCGAGAGCGGGGGCCGCGTACTCCACCAGGATGGCCCGGGCCAAGTGGCAGACCCTGGAGCGCCGTGTCAGTGACATCATCATGCAGAAAATGACCATCTCCAACATGGAGACGGACATGAACCGCCTCCTCAGGGTATGGCCTGCTCAGCTATGGAGGTTCAGCGGTGTCAAAAATTCTGCAATCTGCTACAGCAAGGAATGCTATTAGCTCAAAACATTATCTTTAGTTCAGCTCCAGAAGTGAATGTAATTCCCAGACAGTGTCCTTGTGTGATGACTTGCGATATCTGTACAAACGAGGATTAACTAGCAGTAGCAGTTGTGTTGTCCGTAGCAGTGTTACCTGGGTAGTTGTCCGTTGCTGTGACATGTGCAGTGATGCTGttgtgtgggcggggccagcaACGGGAGGAGCTGACCAAGCGAAGAGAGAAGGTGGTGCGAAAGAGGGCCAAGGTCTCGGCGGACGGCGTGGACGGCGAGCGCACGGTGCTGTCCCTCGGCGAGGAGGCGGAGTCTCTCACCGCCAACATCGACTACGTCAACGACAGCATCGCCGAATGCCAGGCCAACATCATGCAGATGGAGGAGGCTAAGGTGAGGGGCGGAGCTTAGCATGTGCAGTGTGCTTTAGACACATCATGAATTTAATCATACGTGGCTGTTGTCAAGTCTGAAAAGGTCGAGGAATATTAGCGGATGTTTAAGACGTGAGTGTGTCTGAGCCCATGTGTGCGTGCTCTCTCCATGCTGTACAGGAGGAGGGAGACACGGTGGACGTCTCCGCAGTGATCAGCTCGTGCACCCTGTCCGAGGCCCGTTTCCTCCTCGATCACTTCCTCTCCATGGCCATCAGCAAGGTGCCGCACAGACACAGCAGTggccaaacacacacgcatgtcaTGGCAGCTCCTCAAGGATGCAGCTACTTCTACAACATTACAGTGTAGCCAGCACCCACCCTCAACCTCTACATCACAGTCAGGCTAGCACACACCCTCAACCTCTACATCACAGTCAGGCTAGCACTAAGCTAGCACACACCCTCAACCTCTACAACATCACAGTAGTGCCAGCACACACCCTCAACCTCTACATTACAGTCAGGCTAGCACACACCCTCAACCTCTACATCACAGTCAGGCTAGCACTAAGCTAGCACACACCCTCAACCTCTACAACATCACAGTAGTGCCAGCACACACCCTCAACCTCTACATCACAGTCGGGCTAGCAGAAAGCTAGCACACACCCTCAACCTCTACAACATTACAGTCAGGCTAGCACACACCCTCAACCTCTACAACAGTCGAGCTAGCACATAGCTAGCACTCACCTTTTTACATCTACAACATAACAGTCGAGCTAGCGCATAGCTAGCACACACCTTTTTACATCTACAACATCACAGTCGAGCTAGCGCATAGCTAGCACTCACCTTTTTACATCTACAACATCACAGTCGAGCTAGCGCATAGCTAGCACACACCTACACTTACATCTACACTACACTTTTTTCACAGTGGAGCTAGTACACACTTTATATCACATCTAACAGAAAGCGGTGGCCGAGTAGCTACTGACCACTTCACCGAATATTCGCAGTGATCACTGATTTGCTAGCCCATCCCTGGTTCCCTGATGTGGAGAGAATCATTGTCAGACTACAGATGGCTGAGCTGAAGCGCTACACCCAGGCGGTGCTAAACgtgcctccaccaccacccacagggCCTGCAGGCGGCACAGAAGGAGGCTCAGGTCAAGGTGATGGAGGGCCGCCTCAAGCAGACGGAAATCAACAGCGCCGCCCAGAACCAGCTGCTCTTCCATATGCTGAAGGAGAAAGCTGAGCTGAACCCGGAGTTGGACGCCTTGCTGGGGAACGCGCTgcaaggtgccacacacacacaaacacacaaacacacacacacacacacatgcaccatccAGCACCAGGCATGGGTCTCATCTTCTACGCCCCGCCTACATCTTCCAAGGTTCATCTTCATTTGCTTTTGTCTCTTTGTCACCCGAACTTAAACAGAGCTGGGTAGCAGCGCGGCCGGTAAgtagagccccccccccccccctccccccccgcgTTCACCCTGCAGCAGTGCAATAGTGCATGTGCCTCCCTCGCACTAACCAGAGGCCGCACCGGTGACCTCCACGTGCATGACGACTGCCTGCCCCTTAAAGTGCTCAGACTTCCTAAAACCTGACTGAAGAAACTCTGGATGCTGCTTCTCTTTAGTACACTAACGGGGTTCGGGGGTTACGGGCGTCCGTCTGTTCTAGTCCCGGTTCTAGTCCCTGTTCTAGTCCCTGTTCTAGGGGTGACGCTTCTTTCAGTCTTCTTTCAATCCCCCAGAGATACACTTGAGGATGCAGTGCAGTGGATGTACTCGGAGTGACTTATTAATGACTTTCTGGTTACTGTCCTCTCGCAACCTTTACACGCGTCCACGTTTAGGGTTGCAGGACGAAGTGTTGCCGTGGGTCGTTCTTGTTGCTTTGCAACCGCAGCCTTGTTGTGCTCGTTGCTGAATCTTTTTCCGTCTGTGCTCAAGTTTCATCGGAATTTGGTTTGTGTAAGAGAACAATGCAACTGATGTcttatatttatgtgtgtgaatgCTGGACTCAGAGCGCCACCATATGACACTTTCAAATGGAGCTCTGGAGCCTCTCAGATAGCTGGAATCATtaatgtccgtgtgtgtgtgtgtgtgtgtgtgtgtgtgtgtgtgtgtgtgttcatgttaactGTCTGGTGGTGTCTATGTTCTTTGCTCAGAGACCAGGGATGACAGCAGCAGTGATGAGTCTGACCGTAGTCCAGCTCCTGAGGGCAGGTAAGCTTTTCCACCAGCACATCGCCGTGGTGATTGTTTTACTCCTCCCACTTTCACACTTTCACGTGTCATAATAAAAGCGTGGTACTAGTGATCTAGTGTTTCCTGCCTGTCTTCAGGCTACGCAGAATATCACCCCACATTTAAGAGTTCCAGTTTTAATAGCTCAGTGGTCTCTTACAGTTCTCTGGCCTCAGATCTGTTGAAGCTCTGTGGAGAGCCCAGACCCAGGAGTAAGGTGGGCCGAGTCTTCTCACTTCACATGCAGTCCAGTGTGCTGAAGGCCGGCACCTTCACCGTGGCGTCTCGCTTCTCTCCCCAGGCCCGCAGAAGAACCACCACGCAGATGGAGCTGCTGTACGCCAACAGCGCTGACCCGGACGCGCCCCCGGACGACTTCTCCACCCCCCTCCTACCCGTAGTCCCACGCGTCTCAGAAGGTGGCGGGGACCCAGCGGCGCTCGTGGGGGACGCAGAACTACAGTCCCCCTCCAGTACTCACCGGCCTGTCGCCGGGTAGGTTTTTCTCGGCCGTGTGTTGGTAGAGATTAAGATGGCGGCTGTGGTGACGGTGGAGCCCCTGCTTCCACTGAATTTTCTTAATTAGCTTGTTTGTACTGTGCAGCTCTGGCATCAGGGCTCCCGCAGCAGCAGAGAGGAGATCGGTGGAGCGTTCGCCGCTGACTCGGAGACGCGCGCAGGAGAAGACTCCCACCCCTGTGGACAAGCCCAGGGGCTCAGATGGAAAACAGTACGGGCTGCTCCAAAGTGCTTCCACACCAGTTAGCTACACGTTGCGTAATGAGCCGTTACCTCATTACAGAGCACACACTCAggctatttatttaattaaagccTCAAATATATCCTTTTATAAACCTCTAACTCGTTAACTCCAGAGTTTGGAAGTGCCTTTGTTCGTCAAGTCATCGATTGTAATAAAAGATTTTCTTGGAATACGTTTTTATCTAGACATTAAACCTTTCAAAAGGTATTTATCTCCAATCAGTGTTATTATAAGTGTTATATAAGTTTTATTATTATCAGTGTTATTCTGCCTAGAAATCAAATAAACGACCATGGAACCGCATGTATTTAGATGAGTTTGAATTTTAAAGCACTTAACACAGAATGATTCTTTTCTTCAGTGTCTTACAAATGGAAAAAATGGATTTGAGTCCCCAGTACTTAACAGCTGTTAACGTTGCATCAATTAGACCCCAAAGGAGGCAGAGTTCCTGGTCAGAGCCACTGTGTCCTGCATTGCCCCGCCTCTGTGAACCGCTGCGCTAGCTTAGCCGCCGTAGCATTTCTGGAGGCTGTACTGTTCTCAGGTCTGCTTTTCTCTTGCAGGGCTGACGACACTGCAGTTGTGGAGATGCGAAGGTAGCCGCTTTTGTAGCTCATCTCTTTGGCCCTCGAATCCAAATCCACCTCTTCCTTAGTTTCGTCATTAATACGAGGGCGGGTCCTTTTGTTCTGGAGACTGCTTGCTGCCTACAGCCATTAGGCTTGTGAAAGGACACTATTTTTACAAACATCGGGCTAGTTGTGATCTTTAACGGTGAACACCCCCCTAAATCCCAAAGTCCCTTATGTATGAGGCTGTAGCATATTCACCACACTTCATTTAAGATGGACATCATTTTTCTTCATGAATGTTATTCAGTTTCTGTCCTTATTCTCTCTCAATCAGCCTGTCCCAGGACCCCCGACCCAGCACTCCTCCATATCACCGTCCCTTAGTTCTTCACTTCCCTGTGGTGTGTGTCCAGGGGTGTGATTGGCCCAGTAACGTGGCCGAGGGGGTCCCAGGCCGCCAGGCTGCAGTGCGTGTACGCCGCAGAGGGCCATTCCAAAGCCGTGCTGTGCGTGGACTCCACCGACGACCTGCTCTTCACCGGCTCCAAGGGTAACGATATATGGGCTTCTGAGTGCACTTGGGACATAATAACGCACTGCTGAAGGATTTCTGATGCTCTGAACGCCGGTCGATCAAAtgcacgtgtctgtgtgtgtgtccggtgGCCAGACCGTACTTGCAAAGTGTGGAACCTGGTGACCGGACAGGAGATCATGTCCCTGGGGGAGCATCCTAGCGGGGTGGTCTCAGTCAGGTACTGCTCCAGCCTCGTCTTCACCGTCTCCACCACCTACGTCAAAGTGTGGGACATCCGTGACTCCGCCAAGTGCATCCGCACACTCACGTGAGTCCCACGCTGTCCCGCCGGGGAGCCGTTTTGACCGGTGGGAGGATATGAGGATATGAGGAGGATATAGTTAATGCCACCAAAGCCCCTTTTTTTCAGCCTGCGTTTAATGATGTCATAGGTCTTCGGGCCAGGTATCTCAGGGTGATGGCTGTGCTGCCCTGGGCAACCGAACGGTGGCCATCGCTCCTGGGGAGAATCAGATCAACCAAATCGCCCTGAATCCTTCTGGAACCTTCCTGTATGCAGCGGCGGGCAACTCAGTCAGGATGTGGGATCTGAGGAGGTTTGTAGGAGGCACAGTGGACCTGAAGCAGGTGGTCTCAGCTTCTCCGCTTCAACAGGACTGCATGAAGAATGTTCAGCTTCAGATTGTCGGTGTTCTTTGGGCCTTTGTGAAGGACGATGTTCCTCGTTGTGATCTCCAGGACAGCCTGCTCCAACCTTCTCCTCTTCCTGCAGGTTTGTTTCTACGGGAAAACTGACAGGTCATCTGGGGTCAGTGATGTGTCTAGCGGTGGACCAGGTGGGGAATGGTCAAGATGTGGTCATCACAGGGTCCAAGGACCATAACATGAAGgtatatgcgcacacacacacacacacagacacacacacacacacacacacacacacacacacacacacacaccctctcactgacacactcacacatacaccctcttaTTCACACACTCAAAGCACTCCTGACTGAGTGTCAGTGCTCTGAGGGCTTCCAGCATGTAGGCTGGAATTAATTGCTACCTTTCAACTTCAGCTCACTCACAACAGCGTAGGCCCTTGCAGTTAATTTGTAGTTTGCCGAGCCTAAACAATAGCTTTGAAATGTTAATGAAGTGCACTTGTGCACCTATTTATTATCAGTTCTGTCCAATTACCACAGCCCACCAGGGgacctgaagtgtgtgtgtgtgtgtgtgtgtatttcagatgtttGATGTGGTAGAGGGGGCCCAGGGAAGTATCAGCTCTACTCATACCTTTGAACCAGCCCACCAGGACAGTGTGGAGTCCCTGATCACACTGGGGGATTCAGCATACAGCGTCGGCAGAGACCTCTGCATTAAAAGATGGGACCTGTCCCGCAAACTGCTCCAGCGGGTACGAGGGgatgacagagggagagagagagagagagagagagagagagagaggggggggggggaggagcagaTAGAGACAGGCGAAGAGACAGAGGGATAAAGAAATACAGTTGTCATCATGGACAGACTTACCGGCCTGTTCTTGATTGAACATGTTGGTGTTTGGGCCACACTAATAGTGGTTAACATATGGAAACATTCAAAGCCTTCACAAGTTCATTTTAGGCTACTGAAGGGTTCAGCAAATCTCCTAGAGACCTCCCCAGCAGTTCCTTCCTTGTGTCTACACATTAATGCTCAATTTATATATGCTTAGATCGTACTTAGGTCTTTTCTTTTTAACTCAtaatgtgaaagagagggataCATTGTACTAAAAACAGAGTTTTTCTCTTtatctgaatgtgtgtgggtgtgggtacACTGAAAGGCTTACTGAAGTTAAGGCTAGGCTTATGTTTAAGGGTAGGCCAAGAcaatggctgtgttcgaaatagtctactacatactactggcgtactgatcgagccccaaatcagtatgccgtatgcagtatgtgaccaaaatgaaaatttccagtacgcgaaacatacccggatgacttactacttccgcaaaatattccagtacgcgaacagagctatcttcgtggtgtactgcatcccatcatgcaacgctacgttcacgtgaccccgtagtgtgctttgcttttgtcgcatactggaaactgtactgcatactactacgaggaccagtatgcagtatccagtatatactgagtccagtatgcagtatccagtatgtagtaatctatttcgaacacagccaatgTTTATTAGCTATGGCTAATTACATATATAATGCATGTGATGTAGGACCCTATAAGGTATGAAAGCAAAGttatgaggatgtgtgtgtgtgtgttgtgcactcAGCAGCAGGTGGACAAAGTGCACTCAGACTGTGTAAGTGCCCTAGCTCTGGTGCCAGCCTCCAGGGTCCTACTGAGCGCGTGCAGAGGAGGCCTGCTGAAGGTGTGGCACTCGGAGACACTCAGACCTCTGGGAGAGCTGAGGGGCCATGACGGTGCCATCAACGGCCTCTCTGCCAACAGCACTCATCTCTTCACCGCGTCAGAGtgagccctacacacacacacacacacacacacctacagataCTCCACAAACAAACTCTTCGGCACTCACGTTCACACACATCCTTTGTATGCACTGTTGCATTTGTGTTGTTGCAGAGACCGCACGGTCAGGATCTGGCAGATCAAAGGTTCTCTGGACGACGGACTCTACTGACCCAAGCACGGTGCATGACAGAGAGACCTAGCCACGTAAACTATACAGAAGAATGCCAGCACCCTTTGTCGGCCATTTTGTTTCTTGGGAGTTTGCTGGTTTCCTCACTAAGTGCTTGAATGCTGAATCGTCAACAAGCGTCCTGCTCCACGGCGCCCTCTACAGTGCAGTCTTATGCAGCTGCCACTGGTGTTCACAGTATCAGACAGGTATATGTCATGTGTTGCTTAAGCAGGAACCAAAGCTGGGCTTTGGATTGTGTAAGCGCAGTTAAACTGGCCACCCGTGAGCCTTGAaccagtgtatatgtgtgttaacATGACTTCGTATTTACTGAACTGGACCAACATGCTCTTAACTTGAACGGATGTTGATGTCAGTACTTTTCAGTGGTTGGTGACCAAAGTGAAAAAGCATTTGCGTTGATGCAGCAAAGAATAAAACAAAGAAAGCTTTGCCTCAGTATGTCTTCACAGTGAATTTCATTTCCATTGGTGCAAATCCTTGTGCACCCATGTTTAAAATAATGCCATATCTTCTGTATTTGTGATGTGTGTTACAACGACTGTGTCAGGTTTCTAGAATGTTTCAGATGTGGAGACACTCTCACAAATGGCATACGCACATTGTTTCTCAATGCTCAGAAGGCTTTGAGTTGTACATGCCGTTATCTGCTGTATTTAAGACACCGTTTTTTCCATGTCCGTTTAGTGCTGTGTCCGCATCCAGGTCAATACACTTCATGTCTGAATTAAAAGGATGTTTCTGGGCCTTTTTATGTCTTTGTTTTAATGATTTTGCAATTTCCTCACATTTATTTCTCTTACTTTCCCAGTATGCACTATTCATAAGTAGTAAGTGGATACTGCACTGCAGCACACGACCTATAGGGGGCAATGTAGCAATATGAGAAACGCAATAGCGTATTTGCCTGTTTCTATCAGATATATGCTGAAATTCAGTATCTGCTGCATATCTGCGCGAAGTTCTTAGCAAAAACTTCAACAGTTGGTGCACCTTCACCACAACGATGCCACTTAGTTGTGCTGATATGTGAAAACACTAAACCTCCCAAAAGCCGCAGCTTAACTTAGGTTACTTCTACGCTTTGTGTCCTGTAAGGACACAACTACACACGAGACAGGTTTGTGATTGAGTTTCATTGGATTTTTAATCAATACCATAAAATGACTTTTTCCTGTTCTTAATAGCAGATGTTTAGATGTGATTATGAATTATGGGACCTTTTCAGCTCTACAGGGGACCTATGATGAAGCTTACCTTGTTTCTCTGTGTCTCGGTGTCCCTGACTATTTATCTGtcattctctgtctctcaggtgcaGAGTGGATTGCTTAATCAAGCACAGCTTTTAAATCAATCAGAATGTCTCACCAGGGAGAGAAACGAGCTTTGATTTGTTAGTCAGACTCTCATTAACAGTGAGATTGCTAGAACTTTGCTCACTTTGATCAGAACAGCttacagtgcagtgtgtgtgtgtgtgtgtgtgtgtgtgtgtgtgtgtgtgtatgtgtcctaCATGCCTGTTTTTCTACAAACTGTTTTTATAATTTCGCCAGTGTTTCCCACACCTACCTTACCTCCAGTAGGAAGACCTCACTACAGTCTCGGCCCTCCCAATGTATGTGGCAGAGCGTACATCAAATGCAGGCAGGTGAAAGATGAGCTGGATTAAATTGACAGGAGA
It includes:
- the LOC143514027 gene encoding kinesin-like protein KIF21A isoform X5, with the protein product MSGPDDSSVGVALRIRPQLAKEKIEGCHICTFVTPGEPQVVLGKDKAFTYDYVFDMDSQQDAIYSNCTEKLIEGCFEGYNATIFAYGQTGSGKTYTMGTGFDVSISEDECGIIPRAVSHLFRGIEERRRAATEQGRPVPEFKINAQFLELYNEEVLDLFDSTRDVEARKQRSNIRIHEDATGGIYTVGVTTRTVTSEAEMMQCLKLGALSRTTASTQMNVQSSRSHAIFTIHLCQVRVCSPAESDETDNRLADGSSEMNEFETLTAKFHFVDLAGSERLKRTGATGDRAKEGISINCGLLALGNVISALGDKSKRSTHVPYRDSKLTRLLQDSLGGNSQTVMIACISPSDRDFMETLNTLKYANRARNIKNKVVVNQDRASQQISALRTEIARLQMELMEYKTGKRVVGEDGLESVSDMVHENSMLQAENSNLRLRVKAMQETIDAQRARLTQLLSERASQALARAGEGNEEIGNMIQNYIKEIEELRAKLLESEAMNESLRRSLSRASTRTALYGAPALHAPEKETSDIIEIAKRDLEKLKKKEKKKKKSVIKEEGPDNDQDKDTSDRANEDADAEGSEHEDGDDVEGEEEEDEMEADESSDESDSELDEKEDFQADLANITCEIAIKQKLIDELENSQRRLHTLKQQYEQKLLMLQSKIRDTQLERDRVLHGMGSVETCTEEKAKKIKVEYERKLSSMNKELQRLQSAQKEHARLLKNQSQYEKQLKKLQQDVSEMKKTKVGLMKQMKEQQDRSRASETRRNREIASLKKDQRRQEHLLRQLEAQKRQQELILRRRTEEVTALRRQVRPASGKVSRKVSLPEPLHEPATRSGPSRPHAAGPAAHNGTRKVLSRAGAAYSTRMARAKWQTLERRVSDIIMQKMTISNMETDMNRLLRQREELTKRREKVVRKRAKVSADGVDGERTVLSLGEEAESLTANIDYVNDSIAECQANIMQMEEAKEEGDTVDVSAVISSCTLSEARFLLDHFLSMAISKGLQAAQKEAQVKVMEGRLKQTEINSAAQNQLLFHMLKEKAELNPELDALLGNALQETRDDSSSDESDRSPAPEGSSLASDLLKLCGEPRPRSKARRRTTTQMELLYANSADPDAPPDDFSTPLLPVVPRVSEGGGDPAALVGDAELQSPSSTHRPVAGSGIRAPAAAERRSVERSPLTRRRAQEKTPTPVDKPRGSDGKQADDTAVVEMRRGVIGPVTWPRGSQAARLQCVYAAEGHSKAVLCVDSTDDLLFTGSKDRTCKVWNLVTGQEIMSLGEHPSGVVSVRYCSSLVFTVSTTYVKVWDIRDSAKCIRTLTSSGQVSQGDGCAALGNRTVAIAPGENQINQIALNPSGTFLYAAAGNSVRMWDLRRFVSTGKLTGHLGSVMCLAVDQVGNGQDVVITGSKDHNMKMFDVVEGAQGSISSTHTFEPAHQDSVESLITLGDSAYSVGRDLCIKRWDLSRKLLQRQVDKVHSDCVSALALVPASRVLLSACRGGLLKVWHSETLRPLGELRGHDGAINGLSANSTHLFTASEDRTVRIWQIKGSLDDGLY
- the LOC143514027 gene encoding kinesin-like protein KIF21A isoform X8, whose product is MSGPDDSSVGVALRIRPQLAKEKIEGCHICTFVTPGEPQVVLGKDKAFTYDYVFDMDSQQDAIYSNCTEKLIEGCFEGYNATIFAYGQTGSGKTYTMGTGFDVSISEDECGIIPRAVSHLFRGIEERRRAATEQGRPVPEFKINAQFLELYNEEVLDLFDSTRDVEARKQRSNIRIHEDATGGIYTVGVTTRTVTSEAEMMQCLKLGALSRTTASTQMNVQSSRSHAIFTIHLCQVRVCSPAESDETDNRLADGSSEMNEFETLTAKFHFVDLAGSERLKRTGATGDRAKEGISINCGLLALGNVISALGDKSKRSTHVPYRDSKLTRLLQDSLGGNSQTVMIACISPSDRDFMETLNTLKYANRARNIKNKVVVNQDRASQQISALRTEIARLQMELMEYKTGKRVVGEDGLESVSDMVHENSMLQAENSNLRLRVKAMQETIDAQRARLTQLLSERASQALARAGEGNEEIGNMIQNYIKEIEELRAKLLESEAMNESLRRSLSRASTRTALYGAPALHAPEKETSDIIEIAKRDLEKLKKKEKKKKKSVIKEEGPDNDQDKDTSDRANEDADAEGSEHEDGDDVEGEEEEDEMEADESSDESDSELDEKEDFQADLANITCEIAIKQKLIDELENSQRRLHTLKQQYEQKLLMLQSKIRDTQLERDRVLHGMGSVETCTEEKAKKIKVEYERKLSSMNKELQRLQSAQKEHARLLKNQSQYEKQLKKLQQDVSEMKKTKVGLMKQMKEQQDRSRASETRRNREIASLKKDQRRQEHLLRQLEAQKRQQELILRRRTEEVTALRRQVRPASGKVSRKVSLPEPLHEPATRSGPSRPHAAGPAAHNGTRKVLSRAGAAYSTRMARAKWQTLERRVSDIIMQKMTISNMETDMNRLLRQREELTKRREKVVRKRAKVSADGVDGERTVLSLGEEAESLTANIDYVNDSIAECQANIMQMEEAKEEGDTVDVSAVISSCTLSEARFLLDHFLSMAISKGLQAAQKEAQVKVMEGRLKQTEINSAAQNQLLFHMLKEKAELNPELDALLGNALQELGSSAAETRDDSSSDESDRSPAPEGSSLASDLLKLCGEPRPRSKARRRTTTQMELLYANSADPDAPPDDFSTPLLPVVPRVSEGGGDPAALVGDAELQSPSSTHRPVAGSGIRAPAAAERRSVERSPLTRRRAQEKTPTPVDKPRGSDGKQGVIGPVTWPRGSQAARLQCVYAAEGHSKAVLCVDSTDDLLFTGSKDRTCKVWNLVTGQEIMSLGEHPSGVVSVRYCSSLVFTVSTTYVKVWDIRDSAKCIRTLTSSGQVSQGDGCAALGNRTVAIAPGENQINQIALNPSGTFLYAAAGNSVRMWDLRRFVSTGKLTGHLGSVMCLAVDQVGNGQDVVITGSKDHNMKMFDVVEGAQGSISSTHTFEPAHQDSVESLITLGDSAYSVGRDLCIKRWDLSRKLLQRQVDKVHSDCVSALALVPASRVLLSACRGGLLKVWHSETLRPLGELRGHDGAINGLSANSTHLFTASEDRTVRIWQIKGSLDDGLY